In a genomic window of candidate division WOR-3 bacterium:
- the rplL gene encoding 50S ribosomal protein L7/L12, with protein sequence MSEDKVQQLIATIEGLTVTELAALVKELKEKFGVTAPAFVAGVAAPQAAAGGAATDTKAEEKTEFTVTLVSVGDKKIQVLKELRALTQLGLKEAKDIIEKTPSVIKENVSREEAERLKAKLEEVGAKVEIK encoded by the coding sequence ATGTCTGAGGATAAAGTTCAGCAGTTAATTGCTACGATTGAAGGGTTGACCGTGACCGAACTGGCAGCACTGGTAAAGGAGTTGAAGGAGAAATTCGGGGTGACAGCTCCCGCATTTGTTGCCGGGGTGGCAGCTCCTCAAGCTGCGGCCGGTGGTGCAGCAACGGATACCAAGGCAGAGGAAAAGACCGAGTTCACCGTTACCCTGGTTTCAGTTGGTGACAAGAAGATCCAGGTGCTCAAGGAGCTGCGTGCTCTGACTCAGCTGGGTTTGAAGGAGGCAAAGGATATTATTGAGAAGACACCAAGTGTTATTAAGGAGAATGTCAGTCGGGAGGAGGCGGAGCGCCTGAAGGCGAAGCTGGAAGAAGTCGGTGCCAAGGTGGAAATTAAGTAA
- the rplJ gene encoding 50S ribosomal protein L10 → MPKEEKVKFIEDLQSKIKAATALYFLDFSGLPANDFNEFRRSAREQNMMVKVVKNQLALRALKASGVPDGIDQVLRGPTSMIFAVDDPVAPARFLKDMGKRIPNIRFKGAYLENTVYTAEQFDLLANLPTKQDLRAELVGVLAGPISGLAGVLEGMLAELVWVLEQLEQKKSTVSGS, encoded by the coding sequence ATGCCCAAGGAAGAAAAGGTTAAATTTATTGAAGATCTGCAGTCAAAAATCAAGGCAGCGACTGCACTCTATTTTCTCGACTTCAGCGGACTGCCGGCGAATGACTTTAATGAGTTCCGGCGCAGCGCCCGGGAGCAGAATATGATGGTGAAGGTAGTAAAGAATCAGCTCGCACTGAGGGCGCTGAAGGCATCGGGCGTTCCCGATGGGATTGATCAAGTCCTCCGCGGTCCGACCTCCATGATTTTTGCAGTTGATGATCCGGTTGCGCCCGCACGTTTCCTGAAGGATATGGGTAAACGGATACCCAACATCAGGTTCAAGGGTGCCTATCTGGAAAATACAGTTTACACCGCCGAGCAGTTCGACCTTTTGGCGAATCTGCCGACCAAGCAGGACCTGCGCGCCGAACTGGTGGGCGTTCTTGCCGGCCCCATATCAGGACTTGCTGGAGTGCTGGAGGGTATGCTGGCAGAGCTGGTTTGGGTGCTTGAGCAACTGGAGCAGAAAAAAAGTACCGTGTCCGGGAGTTAA